One region of Amphiprion ocellaris isolate individual 3 ecotype Okinawa chromosome 9, ASM2253959v1, whole genome shotgun sequence genomic DNA includes:
- the sostdc1a gene encoding sclerostin domain-containing protein 1a, with protein sequence MQLNAQESCHSFFLLCLLLRSCQAFKNDATEMLFSHVSAPVPDVQSNVSLNRARTGGRGAAGSATHDRGERSQIGCRELRSTKYISDGHCTSINPIKELVCAGECLPAQMLENWIGGAHGRKFWGRRSDNQDWRCVNDKTRTQRIQLQCQDGSTRTYKITVVTSCKCKRYSRQHNESGNKFEEPVLSPPQLLHKHKSKSKRRLGKNRLSENWHETEP encoded by the exons ATGCAACTCAACGCGCAAGAGTCGTGCCATTCCTTCTTCctgctctgcctcctcctgAGGAGCTGCCAGGCCTTCAAGAACGACGCCACGGAGATGCTCTTCTCGCATGTCAGCGCGCCGGTACCGGACGTCCAGAGCAACGTGTCCCTGAACCGGGCGCGGACCGGCGGCAGAGGAGCGGCGGGCAGCGCGACGCACGACAGAGGCG AGCGAAGTCAAATCGGCTGCAGAGAGCTGAGGTCCACTAAGTATATCTCTGACGGCCACTGCACCAGCATCAACCCCATCAAGGAGCTGGTGTGTGCAGGCGAGTGTCTCCCGGCTCAGATGCTGGAGAACTGGATCGGCGGAGCCCACGGCAGGAAGTTCTGGGGTCGCCGGAGCGACAACCAGGACTGGCGGTGCGTCAACGACAAGACCCGCACCCAGCGCATCCAGCTGCAGTGCCAGGACGGCAGCACGAGAACGTACAAGATCACCGTGGTCACCTCCTGCAAGTGCAAGAGGTACTCGAGGCAGCACAACGAGTCGGGCAACAAGTTCGAGGAGCCGGTTCTGTCTCCGCCGcagctgctgcacaaacacaagtcCAAGAGCAAGAGGAGGCTGGGGAAGAACCGGCTGAGCGAGAACTGGCACGAGACTGAACCCTGA